Proteins found in one Scomber scombrus chromosome 15, fScoSco1.1, whole genome shotgun sequence genomic segment:
- the coq4 gene encoding ubiquinone biosynthesis protein COQ4 homolog, mitochondrial — MLLRIVKRFHRFNHRHRRILTSKVCVQKLHSDFTDSHYEGLYPGHIPTTSIQKALLAVGSGVAALQNPYRHDMVAVLGETTGHLALINLRDRMKNDPEGYTILTERPRIRLSTLDLTKMASLPDGSFGREYLRFLEDNHVTPDTRADVKFVDNEELAYVMQRYREVHDLLHTLLGMPTNMLGEVAVKWFEAAQMGLPMCALGAVLGPLRLNASRLQSLFTSLGPWALQNGRHARCVLSIFYERRWDQRLEDLRQELNIEPPPLILSATNKMST; from the exons atgttgcTACGCATAGTGAAGCGTTTTCATCGGTTTAATCACCGACACCGACGTATTTTGACTTCTAAAG tgtgtgtCCAAAAGCTTCACAGTGACTTTACAGACAGTCACTATGAAGGGTTGTATCCCGGACACATCCCCACCACATCCATCCAGAAAGCCTTGCTGGCTGTCGGGTCCGGCGTGGCTGCATTGCAGAACCCCTACAGGCATG ACATGGTTGCAGTGCTCGGAGAGACGACAGGACACCTAGCGTTGATAAATCTCAGGGACAGGATGAAAAACGACCCCGAAGGTTACACTATCCTAAC AGAAAGGCCCAGAATCCGTCTGTCTACACTTGATCTGACAAAGATGGCCTCATTACCTGATGGCTCTTTTGGGAGAGAATACCTCCGTTTTCTGGAGGACAAT CATGTGACCCCTGACACGAGGGCAGATGTGAAGTTTGTTGACAACGAGGAGCTAGCTTACGTCATGCAGCGATACAGAGAGGTCCATGACTTGTTGCACACGTTACTGGGCATGCCCACCAACATGTTAG GTGAGGTGGCTGTGAAATGGTTCGAAGCTGCTCAGATGGGGCTTCCCATGTGTGCTCTTGGAGCTGTGTTGGGGCCACTTCGGCTAAATGCAAG CCGTTTACAGTCACTGTTCACATCCTTGGGCCCTTGGGCACTACAGAATGGTCGGCATGCTCGCTGCGTCCTCAGCATCTTTTATGAGAGGCGATGGGATCAGAGACTTGAGGATCTTAGACAGGAGCTCAACATCGAGCCTCCGCCACTCATACTCAGTGCAACCAACAAGATGAGCACCTGA